One genomic window of Entelurus aequoreus isolate RoL-2023_Sb linkage group LG07, RoL_Eaeq_v1.1, whole genome shotgun sequence includes the following:
- the LOC133652919 gene encoding alpha-N-acetylgalactosamine-specific lectin-like, which yields MASALHVVFLLCGISGLLAVASADHKKDCCCPKEWIQFQSYCYKHIALKKNFSDAEETCQLFHGNLVSIEGPVENAVVLQLIRDNSGGFTNDTWIGAQDTLQDGTYLWTDGAPFVFNDFDMVTNPGPCAEIDEDERWNGDDCTDLNPFVCERDVCI from the exons ATGGCTTCTGCACTCCATGTTGTCTTCCTCCTCTGCGGGATCAGCGGACTGCTGGCCGTAGCC TCGGCCGATCATAAAAAAG ACTGCTGTTGCCCTAAGGAGTGGATTCAGTTCCAATCATACTGCTACAAGCACATAGCGCTGAAGAAGAACTTTTCAGACGCAGAG GAGACCTGCCAGCTGTTCCACGGCAATCTGGTGTCCATCGAAGGCCCGGTGGAAAATGCGGTGGTTTTACAACTGATCCGCGACAATAGCGGTGGTTTCACCAACGACACCTGGATCGGAGCCCAAGATACTTTACAG GATGGCACCTATTTGTGGACCGACGGCGCGCCTTTCGTGTTCAATGACTTTGACATGGTTACTAATCCTGGCCCCTGTGCCGAGATCGACGAAG ACGAGCGCTGGAACGGCGACGACTGCACCGACTTGAATCCGTTTGTttgcgagagagacgtgtgcatTTAG
- the LOC133652920 gene encoding ladderlectin-like: MAFSLGVFFLLSGISGLMSHARHSSSGKGGYCPEDWTQLNDRCYIYLDYPSTFAAAERTCKLLHANLVSIRSKTENAVVLQLIRNANDGDLIDTWTGLHDTIEEDDFIWTDGTEFDFADFADGEPNSLGGNEDCVDIEGDDGQWHDNECSDESPFICSRDVIVKSDH; the protein is encoded by the exons ATGGCATTTTCTCTTGGCGTGTTCTTCCTCCTGAGTGGGATCAGTGGACTGATGTCTCATGCA CGACACAGTTCCTCTGGCAAAG GTGGATACTGCCCTGAAGACTGGACTCAGTTAAACGATCGCTGTTACATCTACTTAGACTATCCCAGTACTTTTGCAGCTGCAGAG AGAACCTGCAAACTTCTTCATGCCAATCTGGTGTCCATCCGCAGTAAAACAGAAAACGCAGTCGTTCTCCAACTGATCCGCAACGCTAATGACGGTGACCTCATAGACACCTGGACAGGACTCCATGACACCATCGAG GAGGATGACTTCATTTGGACTGATGGCACAGAGTTTGACTTTGCCGACTTTGCCGACGGAGAGCCCAACAGCTTGGGTGGAAATGAAGACTGCGTGGACATCGAGGGAGATG ATGGACAGTGGCACGATAACGAGTGCAGTGACGAGAGCCCATTTATTTGCAGCAGAGACGTCATCGTCAAGAGTGACCACTAA